The following coding sequences are from one Dreissena polymorpha isolate Duluth1 chromosome 8, UMN_Dpol_1.0, whole genome shotgun sequence window:
- the LOC127840820 gene encoding BLOC-1-related complex subunit 7-like isoform X1 — MYSSSWNQETKLKLNDKVSASVNDMGSLIRHVVRSSKSPEMLGQAARNFCSQEHYIQNSSETLMKMGLIKAQFEFQQSAIERSVSSLEEIQDQLKTIQR, encoded by the exons ATGTATTCTTCTAGTTGGAATCAAGAGACTAAACTAAAATTAAATGACAAGGTTTCTGCCAGTGTAAACGATATGGGCTCACTTATAAGGCATGTTGTAAGATCTTCCAAATCGCCAGAG ATGCTGGGCCAAGCAGCCAGGAATTTTTGTTCTCAAGAACACTACATACAGAACTCCTCTGAG ACTCTTATGAAGATGGGTTTGATAAAAGCACAGTTTGAGTTCCA ACAATCAGCAATTGAAAGAAG TGTGTCAAGTCTAGAAGAAATTCAAGATCAACTAAAGACAATCCAAAGGTGA
- the LOC127840820 gene encoding BLOC-1-related complex subunit 7-like isoform X2, protein MYSSSWNQETKLKLNDKVSASVNDMGSLIRHVVRSSKSPEMLGQAARNFCSQEHYIQNSSETLMKMGLIKAQFEFQLLLYKHHQHGCRRLRMFRPF, encoded by the exons ATGTATTCTTCTAGTTGGAATCAAGAGACTAAACTAAAATTAAATGACAAGGTTTCTGCCAGTGTAAACGATATGGGCTCACTTATAAGGCATGTTGTAAGATCTTCCAAATCGCCAGAG ATGCTGGGCCAAGCAGCCAGGAATTTTTGTTCTCAAGAACACTACATACAGAACTCCTCTGAG ACTCTTATGAAGATGGGTTTGATAAAAGCACAGTTTGAGTTCCA GCTGCTCCTCTACAAACATCATCAGCATGGATGCCGCCGTCTTAGAATGTTTCGGCCCTTTTAA